Genomic window (Fundidesulfovibrio terrae):
GCCAAATGGCTCACGGTGCTGGCTGCGCTTCGCGTGCTGGACATCCGGGTGCTGAAGGACGCGCTGGCGACGCCCTCGCTCGTCCTGCACGGGCTCGTCATCTGGATGGCGTTGCGCACCATCCTGCACGACATCTACGCCGACCTGTACCTGACGCGGCTCAAGAACCTGCCGGTCAACAAGATCCTTTTGAACCTGTGCTCCTTCGCGGCGGCCCTGGCCCTGGCGGGTTACGGGCTGCGCCAGGCGCTCAACGTGGACGTGGGCTCCATCCTCACCTCGTCGGCCATCATCACCGCCGTGGTGGGCTTCTCCATGCAGGACACCATCGGCAGCCTGTTCTCGGGGCTGCTCATCCAGACCGAAAAGCCCTTCAAGATCGGCGATTGGATCAAGGTGGGCGACATCGAGGGCCAGGTGGACGAGATCACCTGGCGTTACACCAAGCTGACGACCTTCTCGAGCGATCAGGTGCTCATCCCCAACAATGCCATCGTCAAGGACCGCCTGGTCAACAAGTCCGAGCCCATCCGGCAGGTGAGCGTCAGCGTGCCCGTGCCCGCGCCGCTGGGCACGCCGCCGGTGAAGGTCAAGAGCGCCCTGGAGGACGTGCTGCGCCGGGCTCCCCTGGTGGCCCCGCGGCCCGAGCCGCGCGTGCGCCTGCACGAAATCGGACAGGACCAGATCACCTACCGCCTGTCCTTTTCCGTGGAGGATTTCGAGGACACCGTGGCCGCGAAAAGCGATGTGCTCTCGGCGGTGTGGTACGAGTTCCGCAAGCAGGGCATCGACTTCCCCGTAAGCCGACAGATGCTTCTCCCCGGGCGGAGCAAGGGACCGTGCGCCGTTTCGCTGGACGTGGCCAACCTGGTGAAGGGCGTGGGGCTCTTTTCGGGCATGCACGCGGACGAACTGGACCTTCTGGTGCAGTGCGCGGCCGTGCGCACTTTCCCGCCCGAAGCGCGCATCGTGGAGCGCGGCCAGGGCGGGACCACCATGTTCGTCATCGCCTCCGGCCTCGTCTCGGTGCGCATAGGCGAGAAGGAACTCTCCCGCCTGGGGCCGGGCGACGTGTTCGGCGAGATGGCCCTGCTCACCGGCGAGCCCCGTACGGCGGACGTGGTGGCCCTGGAGCCCACCTCCTGCCTGGAGGTTGACCGAGAGGCCTTCCGGGGCGTGCTGGACAAGAACCCGGCGCTGGTGGCCAACGTCACCCGCGTGTTCAAGGAGCGTGAGGAAAAATTCAGGGGCGCGGCGCCATCCGCGGAAGACGACTCGGCCCAAGGGCTCTTCGAGCGCTTCCGCCGCATTTTCTGGTAGCCCCGGCTTTTCTGGACTCGCCGGGGGGTTTGCTCTACTCTCCCGCCGCCATGAGCGCCCACGTCAAAAAGATCGCCAAGGACGCCTCCATCGTGGGGGCGGCCACCCTGTTGTCTCGCGTGCTGGGATTCTTCCGGGACGTGATCGTCGCTTCCGTACTTGGCGCGGGCCCGGCCGCCGACGCTTTCTACGTGGCCTACCGCCTGCCCAACACGCTACGCCGACTGTTCGCCGAAGGGTCCATGACCATGGCCTTCGTGCCTGTGTTCTCGGACCTGCGCGAGAAAAAGGGGGACGAGGCCGCCTTCGCCATGACCCGCTCCGCGCTGGTCTGGCTGGTGATGATCCTGGGCGCGGTCACGGTGCTGGCCATCCTCTTCGCGCGGCCCATCACCCTGCTCATCGCGCCGGGCTTCGCGGGCAACCCGGACCAGATGGACCTCACGGTGAAGCTCGTGCGCATCGTGTTCCCCTACATCATCGAAATATCCATCGTGGCCCTGTGCATGGGGGCGCTCAACTCCATGGGGCACTTCCTGACCCCGGCCCTGGCCACCAGCGAGCTCAACACCATCCTCATCGCCGGTTGCGGCGTGGCCTGGCTTTTCGGCCTGGACGTGCCGCACGCCCTGGCATGGTCGGTTCTCGTCGGCGGACTTGGCCAGATGTACATGCAGCACCCGGCCATGAAGCGCTTCGGCTTTTCCTGGTTCGGCCCCTGGAAGCTCAAGGACGAGGGCGTGATCCGCATGGCCAAGCTCATGCTGCCAACCGTGTTCGGCGCGGCCGTCTACCAGCTGAACATCGTGGTCGGCACGCTCTTGGCCTCGTTTCTGGCCTCGGGGTCCATCTCTTCGCTCTACTACGCTGACAGGCTGGTGCAATTCCCCCTGGGCGTGTTCGGCGCGGCCGTGGGCACCGTGGCCCTGCCGAGCCTGGCGCGGCTGGCCTCGGCCGGACAGATGGATGAATTTCGCCACACCCTGGCGGCCTCGCTTCGCCTGACGCTCTTCATCTGCCTTCCGGCCACGGCCGGTCTCATGGCCCTGGCCGCGCCCATGGTGGCCGTGCTCTTCGGACGCGGGGCCTTCACCCCGGAGGCCCAGCATGCCACCTCGGCGGCCCTGGTGGCCTACGCCGTGGGCCTTCCGGCCTTCGCCTGCGTGCGCCCGCTGGTCTCGGCCTTCTACGCCATGCACGACACCAGGACACCGGTGCGGGCCGGTTTCATCAGCGTGCTGGTGAACATCGCCCTGGGCGCGGCGCTCATGTTCCCGCTCAAGCACGTGGGGCTGGCCCTGGCCACCTCGCTCTCCTCCTGGCTGAACGTCTGGCTGCTGGGGAGAGCGCTCCACGTCCGGGCGGGCGCATGGGCGCGGTTCGGACGCACCACCCCGGTGAGCATCGGCCTAAGCCTGTTGATCGGGATCGGGGCCTGGCTTGCGCCCCTGAACAACTACGCCGCCCTGGCCATGATCGCCGTGTGGGCCGTGGTCTACATGGCCCTGGCCGCGCTCTTCAAGGTGGAGGAAGCGTCCCTGCTGCTGGATTACGCCCGCAAAAGGCTCCTCAAGCGCGGCAAGGCCGCCTGACGCCGCCATGGCGCCGCCAAGCGATCAAGAGGTAGCGGCCGCGCGCGCGGCCTTCCCCACCGGCCTCCTCCAGCCCGAGGGCGGATACCGGTTTTCCCTGGATCCGCTGCTCCTGGCCGTGTTCGCCCGGCCCAAGAAAAACGCCCGCATGGCCGACCTGGGCACGGGCTGCGGCGTGGCCGCCCTGGCCGCCCTGCTCGCCCATCCCGCCGCCTCCACCGCCTTGGGGCTGGACGTGGCCCCGGCCATGGCCCGGGCCGCTACGTCCAACGCAGCGAGCCTTGGCATCTCGGACCGCTTCGCCGCCCTGAACCTGGATATCCGCTGCGTTCGGGATGCAAGGCCCGACCTCGAGCCCGAGAGCTTCGGGCTGGTACTGGCCAATCCCCCCTACCGCAGGCTCGGCACCGGCCAGCCCTGCCCCGGCGAGGAGCGCAACCGGGCCCGGTTCGAAACCGGAGCCGGGCTTGAGGACTTCCTGGCCGCGGCCGCGTGGCTCCTGGCCAACCGTGGCGCGCTGGCGATCGTCTTCCCGGCCGCCCGCCTCCCGGAGCTGCTCTGCGGCT
Coding sequences:
- a CDS encoding mechanosensitive ion channel family protein — translated: MTTPVADLVNALEAAKPSDLVIIAALAGLAVCLQALQARLKGKGALGPVALAKWLTVLAALRVLDIRVLKDALATPSLVLHGLVIWMALRTILHDIYADLYLTRLKNLPVNKILLNLCSFAAALALAGYGLRQALNVDVGSILTSSAIITAVVGFSMQDTIGSLFSGLLIQTEKPFKIGDWIKVGDIEGQVDEITWRYTKLTTFSSDQVLIPNNAIVKDRLVNKSEPIRQVSVSVPVPAPLGTPPVKVKSALEDVLRRAPLVAPRPEPRVRLHEIGQDQITYRLSFSVEDFEDTVAAKSDVLSAVWYEFRKQGIDFPVSRQMLLPGRSKGPCAVSLDVANLVKGVGLFSGMHADELDLLVQCAAVRTFPPEARIVERGQGGTTMFVIASGLVSVRIGEKELSRLGPGDVFGEMALLTGEPRTADVVALEPTSCLEVDREAFRGVLDKNPALVANVTRVFKEREEKFRGAAPSAEDDSAQGLFERFRRIFW
- the murJ gene encoding murein biosynthesis integral membrane protein MurJ; amino-acid sequence: MSAHVKKIAKDASIVGAATLLSRVLGFFRDVIVASVLGAGPAADAFYVAYRLPNTLRRLFAEGSMTMAFVPVFSDLREKKGDEAAFAMTRSALVWLVMILGAVTVLAILFARPITLLIAPGFAGNPDQMDLTVKLVRIVFPYIIEISIVALCMGALNSMGHFLTPALATSELNTILIAGCGVAWLFGLDVPHALAWSVLVGGLGQMYMQHPAMKRFGFSWFGPWKLKDEGVIRMAKLMLPTVFGAAVYQLNIVVGTLLASFLASGSISSLYYADRLVQFPLGVFGAAVGTVALPSLARLASAGQMDEFRHTLAASLRLTLFICLPATAGLMALAAPMVAVLFGRGAFTPEAQHATSAALVAYAVGLPAFACVRPLVSAFYAMHDTRTPVRAGFISVLVNIALGAALMFPLKHVGLALATSLSSWLNVWLLGRALHVRAGAWARFGRTTPVSIGLSLLIGIGAWLAPLNNYAALAMIAVWAVVYMALAALFKVEEASLLLDYARKRLLKRGKAA
- a CDS encoding tRNA1(Val) (adenine(37)-N6)-methyltransferase encodes the protein MAPPSDQEVAAARAAFPTGLLQPEGGYRFSLDPLLLAVFARPKKNARMADLGTGCGVAALAALLAHPAASTALGLDVAPAMARAATSNAASLGISDRFAALNLDIRCVRDARPDLEPESFGLVLANPPYRRLGTGQPCPGEERNRARFETGAGLEDFLAAAAWLLANRGALAIVFPAARLPELLCGCVAARLSPKRLRMVHSRLEEPARLVLLEAVKNAGAELAVEPPLVLYEGYGENTRMTEAALAYCPFLARNP